DNA sequence from the Asticcacaulis sp. AND118 genome:
TCTTGTCCACCGGGTAACGGCTGAGATAGCTCAGCGAGGAATAGCCGGTGCCGAAGTCGTCAAGCGCGATGGAGAAGCCCATCTGACGCAGGGCGTTCAGCGTGTTCTGCGTCGCCTGATCGTCATTGAGCAACATGCCCTCGGTTATTTCGATCTCGATGGCGCGCGGCTCGACGCCGGTTTCCAGCAGCATTTCCTTCAGTTCCGGCAGGAAGCGCGAAGAGCGCAATTGCGTCGCCGAAACATTGATGGCCACCTTCAGACCGGGCCAGCGCTTGGAGTCGATCAGGGCGCGGCGCATGATCAGGCTGCCCAGATCCATCATCAGGCCGCATTCTTCGGCCAGCGGCACGAAGTAGGCCGGGCTGATCGGGCCGCGTTGCGGGTGGGACCAGCGGGCCAGCGCTTCGACGCCGACGATGCGGCCGTTGTGGTCGACCTGGGGCTGATAGACGACATCGATGGCTTCGACGTGGATCGCTTCGCGCAGGCCGGTTTCCAGTTGCTTGCGCAGCTTGATCGTCGCGTCCATCTCGACTTCGAAGAAGGCGTATTGCGAACGGCCCTGTTCCTTGGCGCGGTAGAGGGCGAGGTCGGCCTGACGCAGGGCCTCGGCGGCCTCGATCTCGGCTTCCTGCAGCAGGGTCACGCCGATCGAGCATGTCGAATAGACAGGTCCGCTTTCCAGCGTCACCTGACCCTTGAGACCTTCCAGCACCCGCTTGGCCAGCGCGGCGGCGGAATGGGCGTCGGTGTCGGTCTGGATGATGACGAATTCGTCGCCGCCCAGACGCGCCAGCGTGTCGCCGGAACGGATCATGGAGCCGATCTTCTGGGCCGAATGACGGATCAGCTCGTCGCCGGCCGAATGGCCCAGCGTGTCGTTGACGTCCTTGAAGCGGTCCAGCCCGATGCACATGACGGCGACCGAACCGCCCTGACGACGCAGACGCTCTGTGGACTGGGTCAGGCGATCGGTGAACAGGGTGCGGTTGGGCAAACCGGTCAGGGCGTCGTGCATGGCCATATGCTTGGCGCGCGCTTCCGAGGCGATCAGGCTGCGCGCCGTCTTCTGGCTACGGTGCAGAAGGGCCAGAGCGACGCCACCGAGGCCGGCAGAAACCAGCAGCGAGGGGATCAGGGCGCGCATGAACAGGTCGAGCCCCGG
Encoded proteins:
- a CDS encoding bifunctional diguanylate cyclase/phosphodiesterase, which codes for MTIVVVGAVCALIGSLWIWAAEIDKASREREESYVRNGLLHLAETQARLMAPMTIWNTAVEKTAVKFDRKFAADNYGSYFAEYLNYEQTFVLDGHNRPVLAWQGTQETSLSAFDPFSGEIARLSKDLRERFYVHTASGIGFNSRTNAIARLTVMDGHIYLLGASLILPDSSHRELRRHVPYMVVGLHRLSPAELTTLSDGHLLTTISEVRSGQPLASEAARAVFTDATGQEKAELTWQPARPGLDLFMRALIPSLLVSAGLGGVALALLHRSQKTARSLIASEARAKHMAMHDALTGLPNRTLFTDRLTQSTERLRRQGGSVAVMCIGLDRFKDVNDTLGHSAGDELIRHSAQKIGSMIRSGDTLARLGGDEFVIIQTDTDAHSAAALAKRVLEGLKGQVTLESGPVYSTCSIGVTLLQEAEIEAAEALRQADLALYRAKEQGRSQYAFFEVEMDATIKLRKQLETGLREAIHVEAIDVVYQPQVDHNGRIVGVEALARWSHPQRGPISPAYFVPLAEECGLMMDLGSLIMRRALIDSKRWPGLKVAINVSATQLRSSRFLPELKEMLLETGVEPRAIEIEITEGMLLNDDQATQNTLNALRQMGFSIALDDFGTGYSSLSYLSRYPVDKIKIDRSFVSNLGVDPDAEALIRAIIKLAKALHLSILAEGVETKAQSQILRQAGCAIIQGYLFSKPVARDEIDLMMAGQATAQVTHITNGRYIAGVR